The nucleotide window catttttacctccttgtacgaaataaaggtagtattgtgattacgaaaaatttcagttttcatatttcaatggaaatatccattttgaccatcgcttaatccattttgactagtttcagtgtgatgtctgtatgtatgtgtgtacgtttaaatatatgtatcttgcataactcaaaaatgattagctgtagaatgttgaaatgttggatttaggactattgtaacaactagttgtgaacctccccttttgattgcaatcgactggaacaaaagtgtccaaaaaagcccaaaatccaaaaaagtttggattttggactttttattaactacagtaatcagccctcattgagagctcttcaatgatatatcataagtggtagttattttcattggttccagatttatagccaaataaaattttaattaatgaaatgtttggatcgtacaaggggcaggcacatcagtttgaatccgacttctccttttttttttaattcaaatatattgatttattaataattattaacctctgattgaaaaaaaaacttttacaataataataattcaataataacaattaaaaaaaaaaatcagaagttatcaaagaaataaaattttattcattaaaaaaaaatgtatatatgtaatttaatatgcatacaaggaagtcatgtgatgtgtCCACTTCAGATATTTTTACTAGAAGACTTATGTTTTTGACAGTCTCCTTTTTGTCTCCATTctactttatttgtaattttactatgaaaataagaaatttctgtAACTTCTGTTATATTAtgactattttgaaattttatttgtaggaagtcaaaaaaattgaaataaataaaaaaaaattgaatttaaaaaaaaaattaaaaaaaattgaaataaaattgaaattgcaatattcaaatactttaaattatatttttaaatatttcaaatattttaaaattctcctttcagaaaaaattaaattactattctgTTAGAAGTCCATGTAAAGTTAAACGTGTAAAATATGTTCTACTtttatcatgaaatatttatcagaaaGGCTTTCTCcatttaagtttagttttttaataaatcctcctgcacattacaaaaattgcatttgtaaatattttgtcttataaatattttatggaaacaatatttACCATGTCTAAGAGTGATGGTAGTACGTGAGCATTATCCAGGTGAACCAGGTACCTGCTAgcatattataaagaatttatctCTGTTTTTTGATTTCATCTGAAAAACCAaccattattaaacatttttacataccTTGTAATAACTCCTCTTTAAATACAATGTACAgtatttaagataaaaacatcAGGAGAATCATTTTTAACCAAACTCATccaaatttattgaattacttcTGAAAAATTGCAGCGCAGTGAATGGGCATTTTTACACATAggtttaatcatttaaattttaagcagatgctgttttaaaatttttttttagatttgtaaaataatagtttactggattaaaaagttcaacatttaataaaatttgtaggtTAGCATGACAAAATgagatttatacttttaaaataataatatattcatgaTGTACCTTTGAAACAGATGGATTGtgcttttaaaatatctcttCAAAGATAAAATTCAGTCCCTTCCTCTGTGGTATTGCAGATGATACTTATCTTAAAATGATTTGGAAACCCATTTGGTATGGGGAGCTAGAGCTGCAGGTATCGTGGTGTTAGTTTAATTggaagttatataatttaatttttcattggttTTCATTTGTCATGCTAAGAActctttattaatgataaataactatattaattttgataaaaaatcgtCACATCacagttattgttattttctttggtAAGGTGAAGAAAATTTGTATGATCTTTAATATAAGTATTCATGATTAATCTCCAAATTTATAAGAATGTTCTGTATATCTAAAattggtagttattttttaatattaggtaGTAAATAGTAGGTCGTaattgtttcctttattttataaattctattttattcctatttatattgttgattcttaaattattttttagtgatttgtatataattacattttaaaagattcaatgtaataattttttcttagttctTCAGTGCTATTCTTTATGATTTACTAAAAGATAAGATCAATTATCAATAGAAATTATGTCTCTTGCTTGATCCATTTTTCCAACATGTTTTTATTCCTTCTCCATAAAAATTATTGCTGTAAAGAATTGTTTTCTTGTACTTGAGGAGGCATTGTGTAATGCATTGTTTGCAAAGAaagggttacattaattttttgctttacatcATCTCTAGGTCTTTTATATGGTTGAAACACATGTGAAATAGCAGAGTTGCAAGCAGCAGTAGTCAGAGATGTTTTCTCTTAGACTAATCATGTACACTATACAGCCAGTTGTCAGTGGTGAATGGAGAGAAAGAATTCTTGGATGGCTGATTGTGCCTGCATTATAGTGATATTTAACAATATACTGGATGATTAAAATAtgattacacaaatttaaaagcatataaaaatttgttaagataaCTTACTGATTgggttgaagtctcatttcatagaaaaacacatcaaatttgtcacccagcattcactttggtttgatatagcTTCCAAGCAACATACATCCTACTTAAAGCCAATTTATTCCAGATTGTAGCCAGCAAGTTGGCagttacctctgcagctgtgtgttaatttgaagtcttagctcaacaagatcagcaggcaaaagtGGTATTTCTCGGGTATAAACTCAATCTGTAATGAAACcttgtaagaaaaaaatctagCAGGCTGAAATTTTGGGAatgaggtggccatgcaattggaccttcatgaCCAATCCTGGGTattgagtatcaagaaaatctcgtaAGTGTTAAATATTGGAATAACCATCTTGCTGATAGCAATGGCATTTATCTTGGTCATCATTGTCAAACtcaggaattagaaaattttgaagcatatccaGACAAACAATACCATTTACAGTTTCCTCTTGGAAGAAGAATGAGCTGTACAGTCTTTTTCTAGGAGAGAAAAAACATTAACCTTAGTGCTATCAGTAATGTGCTACAAAGTTTCATAAGGGTTTTTGCTACCTTACATTCAGCAGTTATGGATGTTCACCTCaccactgatgtgaaacattgactcatcactaaaaatatCTCGTTGTTTGCagttctatccatcatttccacacaaaactgtaGCCGAGCTTATTTggcgtcatctgtaatgtgttgaaccatgaTTAGCTTCtttggcttcaagtgcaatcatttatgtaatatgcaccaaacagttgtttgtggaatgccagtctcaatGCATGTCGAGTTGATTTTTTTGGACTaagtgcaaagctttctctgagttgttccacagcagcttcagagGTGCATGAGCATTCTGGTGATTTTGTtcatttaacagaacaacctgtcctAACGAAGTTCGAGACAGGTTCTTTGAGACAACCTGCTTATACGAAAATTActttgaactgcagttgctgccTGCAAAttgtaaaaccaaaatacacagcaAGCACATTCCGCACcaataaatttatccatttttaacaacattggtgacaatgctggtggccgaattcagtACTGATGAACTATGCAAATCAAAActtgtgttttgctatgaaatgatacccaactgaatctgtaagttgtCTAAATAAATCTCTACATGATTTGAAAGTGAAGTCCTTTTTGATTCACCAGTATTTAGTTAGTGAAGAAGATGATTTGGTATACTTTACACTTTCCTTAGTCTGGTATGGAGATGGTTGTTTTTCTTGGTTATAGCTGTACTATTTTTTATGACTTAATGTTTATGGTTAACAAACCatcaaaaaagaattgttaaatattttattgtatttatgtttcAGACACGCATGCAAAGAATTACTGGTTTTTGCTTATGTATTTGTATGGGTGGATTTTGTTTCACATTGTCTGCAATGTACATACCAGTGTTATTATTGAAAGCTAGGAAATTTGCTCTCCTCTTCACCATGGGCAGTTTATTCTTCATGTGCAGGTATTAGTTGgtgatattttactattttaagaaaatatagttaatCTTTATTCTCtttgagtatatttattaatttttgtttgtcttttcaATTGCAAACTTGAAAAGCCTAGGTAAATCAGaatacaatgtttaaaaatagaaacagcACTCAAATAAAGCATCTTAGTGCttaaaatttatgacaaaaattaatcaaattactaATTTGTAATTTGTGTGGCTTTGTAATTAAAACAGTAACCTATTCTTAAATCTGCATGAAGATTGTATATCAATAAGTAATATATCCCGGATTATAGCTGTAATGTCCAGTTAATTAGCTGTTCTGACAGTTTACTGCTTGGGGTGCAATATTAATCTGATAAAGAAGGAAATGTAATCCATTTCTGTAGTggaataaaatactacaaaatagttggaaatttcagtttataatcaTGTTTATTTTGTTGTGATACTTGATAATGATTTCACTAAATTTATAGTCTCTCTAGGGCTGTATTCTATTGTTATTCCACTGAATAGCTGAATATTAGACAACTTAGTATTTATCTACTTTACTTGAAAATCAGTACAAATGTGAAAATATGTGTTCTCCCAGAttgagttaaaagaaaattttttttatattcaatcgGTTATAATATTGGGCTTTCAAATCTTgagatttggtttaaaaaataacattttttacgtcttgccttaataatgtaaaaatcaatattttatcagTAACTGGTTCcacttttatagaaaaattgagGACAAAATGctaaataatgaaagtttttaacatttatcagtAAGGTGAGCAATGTAATAGTTTAATGAGTTCAGTATTGGCAGTCTGTGAATTTTGACCCCAAAATcgtcatttttaaatgtatgttgttGTAATGTAATGGTTTCCTCAGATTTATGAGTAATTTTGTAGCAAATTAGGATCAAATCCAAGTTAGTAATATGCATTTACAAAGAATACTATGTACTGTAcactaaaatgttatttttactacatatgCAGATTGTTTTAATTGCAAGTATATGGAATACAACTAAAAATAGGAATTGTGCTTaactcaacaatttttttatccttaGCATTTCTATATTATGAGATTTTCAAACAAGGCACAGTAAATTCTAGACTTTCAAGCGCTATCCtgtcatttattaacattatacatGCAACTACATTTACTgcaatttattatcatcatccaTGTTAATTGTTTTATGGCTACTTACAGTTTAAAtagaatattcattattttttttttaatttccatttcttgaaattaattgaaactcttaataaaatttctaaaatactgGATAAGGTTTTACTAAAACCTTATTCCAAGATTAGCATTATATAAGTTATAGCTTTTTTCCCCAACaagctactaatttttttttttaattttcttatagtgtttatatgtatatgtagctATATCTGAACCTAatacatctaatttttatttgacCAAGTTCTTGATTTATTGAGTATTTTCTAAGACATACCTCTATGTAAGAAACAAGACTACTGTTGCTGTACTAATATAACCAGGTAACAATAACCAGGAAACATGGGCTGTGCTGATTGATTCTAAAGATGTATTCATCATACTGACATTTGTAAAATAGAGAGTTTGTGTGATTTAATCACACACTAGTTTCATACAAATCTAAATCAAATAGAAAAGATATTTGCATTTATGCAAATATCACATAATATCACACACGCGCACATGTGTTTATATATTCATACACATATGTATTATTTACTGTGAATATCGATGTTAAGCAACAGTGATATActggtgttgaagtttaggagttctgtctattcttcacaatttagaagtttgtaatatatttagcTAGGGTTTCTGCATTGTCTTATTGTTATGAGCTTGAAATTCATATGATTTTCATCCTTCATTAGTTGGTTGGTGGTTCTTATTTTTAGAGTTGTTTTTAAAGGTTGTGGTAGTCTCTTCACTGCGTCTTGTTGAATGCTTCATCTATTAATCTCAGTGTACCTTTATGGTATAGTCTTTTTGTTTTCCTTAGGGTATGGGTggcttattttctttgttttactagatctTGGAAGgatgtttatgatttttgtgATTGGTTTAATAACCATGCTTTTGATGACTCTTCTCCACTGTTTCTTCATATTTACTGTTCTACCATTGATGCTTTTTACAGGGTTTTATTGGGGttaatttttctgtgattttttaaggttttcgAGTAGGTCTTTGAATCTATacgtgattgttatttttttttattgttttttggtaatttttatttttgattacttgGGTAGGGTTtattttccttttagttttaagagtttggttttgttgcttcctttggggagtgaatttaattttaattatgagtaTGTAGTGATCTGAGTCTGTGTCTACTCCTTGGAGGAATTTTATGTTGTAGATCTCATggtggtggtgtttgtccatgaaggACATGATCTAGTTGCCATTCTGCTTTAGTGTTGTTGGGGTGTTTACAGGTCTTGAGGTTTCCTCTTGATATATCTGGTTTtgagattaggttgtggtttctgcagagaaaccacaacctaatctcaAAGGTTGGTTGTGGTTTCTGCTCTGTGTCTGTTTTCATTTGGGTGGGCCATTTTTCAATGATGTCATGGTATCATCTTTCTCTAcctagttgagcattgaagtctccaattaattgtttaacatgatttttcgGGATGTTATTTTGGTCTGGTCAAGTTGGTCCCAGAacctttctgtttctttatggtcttatagagatttgtttttattattagtggtgACATGGGTGTTTATTAtgatgtagattttattagatgcttttagggtgagtgttgaaattcttggggattgtgacttgaattgTTGTacgaagttttttattttgaggcTGATCAAAAAGactgttccaaactgtgggatatttttcatcactctcttctcAGGTATATCTTTGTAGAGCCTATATGTTTCAGATTCCTTGGCATCCTGGTTCCTATAGTTACATGATTAGAATTTTGTGTTGCTCCATTAGTTgggctattatttttttcattttcatgagtaaaatatgttgtaaaagtcctgggagaacttcgtgatacactctgtatatattgtataaatatttttatacatttttgaaaaaaattaaactgaaggaaggtagagaaaaaaaatatatttatttctattttaagaggtggaggttaattatttgtaaaaattattttgaattatttatatatgcattgtaggtaacaaatatgctttaataaagttttctctaaaatgcttatgaagaaaattgaaattggttttttcattaTATCTCCTTACCCCTTAActaattctggaaaaaaaaaatgattaatgctacatatatagaaatatttgagccaaatttgaagaaaattaatgtggccaatcctgagatataagaccaaacGCTATGTGACACAAGTCTGTGTGTCACATCTAcatacacatacgtacatatatttttgttttttggtcttgatgaactagttgaactataaaatgtaaagatttgaaatCTGTGATATcttatttttgacatgatcaccatttTAATGAAGGTATTATAGCTATatttgccaggaaagtaaaatataaaaacagcgaggtatttataaaataataaagtttctccttatatttcattaatatttatacttgaactaaatatctttttattttcagtttttctttcttatgGGGTCCATTGGAACACATCAAACATTTATTCTCTAAGGAAAGATTACTATTTACATTATGCTATTTAAGTAGCTTATTTGCAACATTATACTTTGCTCTTATACCACGCAGCACTCCGCTAACACTTTTGTTTGGTGTTGCTCAAGTTATTAGTTTGTTGTGGTTTATTGTAAGCTATTTACCTGGAGGACAAACAGGactgaaattatttacaaaacttttttcaaaatcggtCTCTACTACTGTGTCAAATACACTACCGGTTTGACTAGTATTTTTTACTGTGATTAACTATGTTGTAAATGACAATCATATGCCACATCATTGTacagcttttaattaatttattgattatttttatagttaattacttttattaattgtcATTCCACTAGCTTATTTATTAACatcatataaatcaaattattaccaTGTACATAAaacaagttttgtaaaaaaaaaaaaaaatgtgtataataatttGCTCATTATTTTAGATAGAATTTATTTACGTATCATTTgactgattaaattttaattataaattcattatggTAGGATTGCTTGTGCAATACCTGTGCATTAAGGTTATGAAGGACATGTATGCGAGTGTTATGAAAGTCTGCAATCTGTTCTGTCAGATTTGTATTAAccttataattgttaatattctGTGCTATTTTAGTtggataaaataactttgtttttataagaacGGTAAACATTGTTAGTACATATGGACCATATTGATGCGACacatttaaaatgcatttatagAGCATGTTGAACACAACAATTATTACCAACTATGTGGAACTTATTGCCAAAGGACAGGAGTTTAGCACTGTGTTAAGTGTTTGAAGATTACATCCCTTAGATGGGCACAACCTTGATGAGAACATTCTTTGACTCTAAAAATCATGTTCTGTATAGTTTGACAGGGTTTCAGCAGCGATGGCTGCTATCTCCCTTTGGATGGTGTCCTTCAGTTCATTGATGGCACTAGGCTTTGTGGTGTCCACCTCCTTTAGATAATCTCCACAAATAGTCTGGTGGAGTTAGATTGGGGGATCTGATTGACCAATGGATTTCACCGAATCAGTAGATGAGGCATCCCAGGAAGTGTCGTCGAAGGGTTGTCATTGACACTACTGCAGTATGATTGGTGACAACATCCAGCTGCAGTATGGTTGGTGACACATATTCCTTAGATGAAGCCCTCTCATTTCaggaatgaaaaatgtttgtaacattGTGTTGTATCACTCAGTGATACAACACATTGACAGTGATGGTGTCATTATGTTTGTTCTCAAAAAAATAGGGACCTCTCACACAGGCATCATGACTCGCTGCACACCACACAGTAACCTTGGCACTATGCAATGATGTTTCATGCAACAGCTGTGGATTTTGTCTAGCCTGGAATcgatagttttgtttattgacatAGTGGCTGAGGTGGAAATGAGCTCCATTGGATGTGATAAGGTGCTGCACAAAGTTATGCTGATTAGCCAATCACAGAATGTGGTTCATTGAACCTTATCTTGATTGAACAATTTATGCACGATCTGTAACTTGTATTGATGCTGTTGTAAGTCCTTTTTAAGGATTCACCACACACTGGTACATGAAATATGCATTTGACGACACAATTTCCAAGTTGACTTCTTTGGTCTGTGGTCCATGGCATCAGACACATGTTCAATGTTTATTGCACTACGTGATGATCGAGGTCTCTCAGGGGACCGGTGTTTGTTCATGTTTGCGATCTCGCAAAAGTTATGAACAGCATGTTGTGTGACCTTTCAGGATGGTGCTACCtgtttcttaaaatgttatttgaaacgCTGTTGTGGTGTGATGACAGAACTTCCACTACTGAAGAACACCTTCAcaatgtacaaaatttcaacgACAGTTCACATCATGATGATTCCTTGTACATTGAAAGAAACATGCATCAGTAGCTCCCATCCTTTTACTTCCTGTTATGCTATATGAAAACTATGCATGACTGTTATTActtgcattatttaaaatataaatatatcccaTCAATATGGCCCACTCTGTACTTCAGAAAGAACTTCTATTTTTGTTCTTTCAGAGCAATTGGTTGTGAGTGTTTTAGAGATTAAGAATTTGTAGTCATtacctttataatatttaaaagaggaGGAAAAATTTGT belongs to Lycorma delicatula isolate Av1 chromosome 1, ASM4794821v1, whole genome shotgun sequence and includes:
- the LOC142318331 gene encoding uncharacterized protein LOC142318331 produces the protein MAGLKSELDEYLSRNDTKPLLKSALPTSMSVPKLGNWFKKSDSSQNLEQNEWWYSGTQKSDCCPSMTRMQRITGFCLCICMGGFCFTLSAMYIPVLLLKARKFALLFTMGSLFFMCSFSFLWGPLEHIKHLFSKERLLFTLCYLSSLFATLYFALIPRSTPLTLLFGVAQVISLLWFIVSYLPGGQTGLKLFTKLFSKSVSTTVSNTLPV